CAGCGATCTTCTGCATGTGAGGGCTGAGGACGATGACTGCCCACCGACTCCGCCAGTGCATGTGTAATCTCGTAGCGGTTAGCCGAAGCAACCAGTGCCTCGAATGCCTGAGGGCAGTTCAGGGTCTTCGACGTACACCGAGCCCATGAGAAGCCTTCGAGTTGCGCGAACTCGCTGAGTTCGGTTTCCAGAGCCGGGACCACCAGCCACGTCTGTGCTCGCCGTTCACGAGTCGCCAGCACTCGGTCTCACCGCCGTGACGGCCGGCTCGATGGTCACACGGAGACTGGCGAATCGTCGTGTCATTCCCGCCTGGTACTTCATGGCCAGCGCTGGTTCGGCGGTGTAGTCCGCGATGACATGTTCACCGAACCAGACCCGAACGCGGCAAACAGCTGGTTGCGGAACCGCAGCAACGGTTGTCATTCGCCGCGCACCTCCTCCATGATGTCGCGGATCATGAAGCCGTAGAGAACCACTGCAACGAGGGTGAGGACCCATGTACTCGCTGTCATGGCGACCACCTTCCCGTTCGGGAGGGATCCCGGGAAGGGAGGTTGGGAGGGATGCCAGAGGGAGGAATTGGGGAGGAACGTCGCCGTTAGGTGCCCACTGGTCACAGCCTGTGCCACCATCGATGGGTGACGGAGGCGAATGATCAGCTTCGCCACGCGCGCGAGCGCGTGGAGTCGCCTCACGCTCCGGGCCAGCCGGCGTCCCGCCAGGACCTCGCCGAAATGGTCAACGAATGGGTCTGGCAGCATCGTGGCCGCCGGACCGACCTTGACGCCAACTACATCGGCAAGCTCGAACGGGGACTGATCAGGAGCCCTCAGGCCGACTACCGAGCGGCCTTGAGAGCTATTACTGGCGTGCGCACGGACCCAGAGCTGGGCTTTCGGGTGCGGCGCCACTCATCCCCAGCGGTGGAGAACGTGGATCGAAAAGGGTTCATCCGAGCAGTCATCGGCGTTGGCGCCGCAGCGGTCAGCTCAGCGCCACTCCTCGAGTTACTGACACCCGATCAAGCCACGCCGGTACCGAACATCGTGACGCAGACCGATATCGACGGCGTCCGCACGGCAGCACAGGTCTTCGGCTCTTGGGACAACCATTACGGCGGCGGGCTGGCGCGCGAAGCAGTCATCGCACAGCTGCGCCACTCGGCCGAGATGCTGGACTCGCGCTGCCCCGAGAAACTGCGTGGCGAACTGTTCTCCTCGGTCGGCTTCCTCGGCCACGTTTGCGCCATGATGGCCTTCGATGCGTATGCACACGACGACGCGCGGCGGATGTTCCGCTTCACCCAGGCCTGCGCCGATGAAGCTGGCGACTGGAACCTGCGCGCCAAGACCCTGTCCTCGATGGCTCGTCAAGCCATCTGGTGCGGCGATCCGGACCAAGGCCTGACCCTTACCGAAATGGCCTTGGTGCGGGCCGACCGCCTGACAGCGACCGAGCGGGCCATGCTGCTGGCGGCTCGCGCTCGCGCCCTGGCCAAGCTCGGCCACGTGCAGGAAACACTGCGAACGGTCGGACTGGCCGATGAACAGTTCTCACAAGCCGATCCGGTCAACGATCCCGCTTGGATGCGTTACTACGACCAGGCGCAGCACCTCGGTGACACCGGGCACGCATTGTGGGACCTCGCTATTCGCCAGGGTGAAGCCGAACAAGAAGCGGCCTCCAGGTTGGCTAGCGCGGTCGCCGGCCATACCGAAACCTATGTGCGCTCGCGCGCTATGAGCGGGATCAAGCTGGCGTCCCTGACTATGACGGTCGGTGATCCACGGGAAGCCGCGGCAATCGGGACGCAGGCGCTGAAGGACGCGCGGTCTCTTCGCTCGCGCCGGGCCGCCGACGACCTTCGCGACCTAGGACACCGCGCCACGGTGTTCGAGCGGGTCGCCGAGGTTGCCGAGCTGCGTAACGACATTCGCAATGTGCTGGCCGCCTCGTGACCGTGCCACTGTCAGAGGTTGTGCTCAAGCAGGCCTGCGCTCAGGTCGGCCTATCCTCATCTGGCGCCGAACCAATCCGGCTTGGTGAGAACGCGATTTACCGCCTCCCTGGCCAGGTGGTGGTGCGGATTGGGCGGAGTGGGCAGCTCGAAGCTGCTACGAAGGAGGTAGCTGTCTCGCGTTGGCTCGCATCTATGGAGGTGCGAGCAGTCGAGACCGTTCCGGGCATCGATCAGCCAGTCGTGATCGAGGGCGCACCAGTGACCTTCTGGCGAGAACTTCCCGAGCACCGCCACGGCACGCCGCCCGAGGTTGCCGCCGTGCTCAAACGACTGCACGCCGGCCCACTGCCGACCAACCTGGAGCTTCCACCAGTCGCACCGTTTGTTCGTCTGCGTGAGCGCATCGATGGCGCGACGACACTGAGTGAAGACGATCGGACGTGGCTACGTGAGCAACTCGCCCGACTCATGGAGGCGTTCGACGACCTGCCAGCCAGCCTGCCGCAGAGCGCAATTCATGGCGACGCCTGGGCGGGCAATGTCGTCGTGAGTGATAACGGCCCTGTGCTGCTTGACCTCGAACGCTTCGCACTTGGACCGCCCGAGTGGGATCTGGTGAGCACCGCTGTGCGGCTCAGCACGTTCGGCACGATGACAGCTGAGGAATACCGAGCCTTCGC
The genomic region above belongs to Kribbella solani and contains:
- a CDS encoding aminoglycoside phosphotransferase family protein yields the protein MRIGRSGQLEAATKEVAVSRWLASMEVRAVETVPGIDQPVVIEGAPVTFWRELPEHRHGTPPEVAAVLKRLHAGPLPTNLELPPVAPFVRLRERIDGATTLSEDDRTWLREQLARLMEAFDDLPASLPQSAIHGDAWAGNVVVSDNGPVLLDLERFALGPPEWDLVSTAVRLSTFGTMTAEEYRAFAAAYGHDVLEWDGFEVLRDIRELRVTCYAAQRASEEPSLRPEAELRVASIRGLRGPRPWPDWTPLS
- a CDS encoding XRE family transcriptional regulator, which codes for MTEANDQLRHARERVESPHAPGQPASRQDLAEMVNEWVWQHRGRRTDLDANYIGKLERGLIRSPQADYRAALRAITGVRTDPELGFRVRRHSSPAVENVDRKGFIRAVIGVGAAAVSSAPLLELLTPDQATPVPNIVTQTDIDGVRTAAQVFGSWDNHYGGGLAREAVIAQLRHSAEMLDSRCPEKLRGELFSSVGFLGHVCAMMAFDAYAHDDARRMFRFTQACADEAGDWNLRAKTLSSMARQAIWCGDPDQGLTLTEMALVRADRLTATERAMLLAARARALAKLGHVQETLRTVGLADEQFSQADPVNDPAWMRYYDQAQHLGDTGHALWDLAIRQGEAEQEAASRLASAVAGHTETYVRSRAMSGIKLASLTMTVGDPREAAAIGTQALKDARSLRSRRAADDLRDLGHRATVFERVAEVAELRNDIRNVLAAS